Proteins encoded together in one Synechococcus sp. BL107 window:
- the argB gene encoding acetylglutamate kinase has translation MNDLSHTANDALRVSVLSEALPYIQRFAGRRIVIKYGGAAMAHAELQAAVFRDIALLACVGVQPVVVHGGGPEINQWLKRLEIPAEFRDGLRVTDADTMDVVEMVLVGRVNKQIVNGLNQLGARAVGLSGCDGGLVEARPWGDGSHGLVGDVARINPDVLEPLLNEGYVPVISSVAATPSDGRAHNINADTVAGELAASLQAEKLILLTDTPGILRDRDDPESLIRKLRLSEARQLIEDEVVAGGMTPKTECCIRALAQGVAAAHIVDGRVPHALLLEVFTDAGIGTMVVGRENHPNKTVD, from the coding sequence ATGAATGATTTAAGCCATACCGCAAATGACGCCCTACGCGTCTCTGTGCTGAGTGAGGCATTGCCCTACATCCAGCGCTTCGCAGGACGTCGGATTGTGATCAAGTACGGCGGTGCTGCCATGGCCCACGCCGAGCTTCAGGCTGCTGTTTTTCGCGACATCGCTCTTCTCGCTTGTGTCGGCGTTCAACCAGTCGTGGTGCATGGTGGTGGACCGGAAATTAATCAGTGGCTTAAACGTCTTGAAATCCCGGCGGAATTCCGTGATGGCTTACGCGTCACGGATGCCGACACCATGGATGTGGTGGAGATGGTGTTGGTGGGTCGCGTAAACAAGCAAATCGTGAATGGGTTAAATCAACTGGGCGCGCGCGCCGTGGGGCTCAGCGGGTGCGATGGCGGTCTAGTGGAAGCCCGCCCATGGGGTGATGGCAGCCATGGGCTTGTGGGGGATGTCGCCCGCATCAACCCAGATGTGCTGGAGCCATTGCTCAACGAGGGGTATGTACCCGTCATTTCAAGCGTGGCAGCGACTCCGAGCGACGGCCGAGCCCACAACATCAATGCCGACACCGTGGCTGGGGAGCTAGCCGCGTCGCTACAAGCAGAAAAACTGATCCTTCTCACCGACACGCCTGGGATATTGCGGGATCGAGATGATCCTGAATCGTTAATTCGCAAACTCCGCTTGTCGGAAGCGCGGCAGCTCATCGAAGACGAGGTGGTTGCTGGGGGAATGACACCAAAGACTGAGTGTTGCATTCGGGCCTTAGCCCAAGGGGTGGCAGCCGCCCACATCGTGGATGGACGTGTCCCTCACGCCCTATTACTGGAAGTGTTTACCGATGCAGGCATCGGAACCATGGTGGTTGGACGTGAAAATCATCCCAACAAGACAGTTGATTAA